The Alligator mississippiensis isolate rAllMis1 chromosome 3, rAllMis1, whole genome shotgun sequence DNA window TGCTTAACTTATATCATATGATATATAAATATTGGCCTATCTTTCAAACAACAAACATTAATTTCTAAGTAGACTTTTTCAGAATGAACATATTTGGGCAGTAATTCAAGCCAGGTTTATTCTTTCATCCTATAAATCACTGTTGTGCGGATGGACAGCTTTCAAAACAGTGGTTGCCACTGAACAAAGCAGATTTTATCACCAGTTACCTTAAGAATTTGACATACAGCAGAATTTTAGGTATGCCAGtgtgcaaatgcttaggcaaatACTAAATTATAACAGCAACCacttaattttattatttattctccTTGAATACCTGACCCTGTTCCTCAATTGTAAGCtgcttcctggaaaaaaaaaaacaaaaaaaactaaggAAGGGATTTTCATGCAAGCTCAATGTTGGCTTAAGTTTGGTTCCACTGAAATATTCATGTGAAATTCCCATTGAGTTTTATGTAGTAGAGGTAGGCCAGTGCTGAGAATTTTTGACAAACTAGCCTTAATGTCTTGGTAATCACTCAGCCAGCATTGTTAATTATTTCTtcttttagtggaccaactgATTTCTGAACTCTTTGTATTTTAGCTTTGTGAGTCATACATACTTGTCCACTCTCACACCAATGGATGAATTCAACCCTGATATAAGGAGCCAAGGAAACATCCCAACAGGTTTACCAGGATTCTTTCCTGTTAAAAGACTGTAGGATGCTTTGTAAAAATGCAGATGGTAGACACATTTCCAAAATCCCACATTCTGCTATGTGGGGTTTCCATTTCAGTCTTAAACAATTATAGTAGGTCATATAGCTTGCTTGATTTCCAAATGTAACAGGACATTCCTAAATGGATGAAGCTATTGAATTTTCTCACTTTGGGCAGTCACACCTTGTTCTTACGTTGACTAGAAAATAAACTAGCTTATTTATATGATATGTTCAAATGTATATGTTAAAAATGCACCAATAATTCATTTTTAATCACATTAAATTTGCATGAAAGCAGTGCATGATTTGGAATTCAGGATGTTAACTGTTTGTGCACTGTGctaacatttcatttcaaatgtcCATTCCTGAATAGTGGTTATTGTGTATTAATCTTGACTGggtagtttttaaaataaaaagttagcAATGAGAGCATGTTGCTATTTATTTGAACAAAAATGCTACTACTTTGTTTTCTTAGGGCAGTTAATGAGATAAAAAATAGAGAGCCACATTATCAGCTGGTGCAAAACAGCATAGCTTCATCAGCTGCAATGTGTTAAATAGAGCCTTGGTTCCTCAGTGAACTGTGTCTTCCTTAGTTCTAAAAACCTTCTTGGTTTTTACATCTGCTACTACAGACTTCAAtctttttattctttccttttaaaCTGTTTAATGAGGTGTTTTCTTCCATTGCCAAATGTACAATGCCAGAATGATCCCAACTTCTTCCTCGATTTTCAGGTGTTAACCCctttgcaaaacaaaaacaagcaaacatacaaacaaaaaatTACTGCCAAACATCTCCAATGATCTGGAATTTTATTCCATCCATATACATGCATAGTAACAACATTTGTTGAGAAATTATTTCTATCAGAAGTAGAACATTATCTTTGTGATCACCAGTTGCAGTATTGCTActcttatatttaaatatatcttATATATGAATTAGATTCATACTTGCAGCATTGAGTTTAGGGTTTTGTTTTAGACTGTGCCTTTCAAAAGATAAAACTGATTGATATGACCTCATTACTTACAATACTGCTTCCAGTAATTTTGTTCATTCTTTATAAAGTATTGCATTTAACAGCAAAGGTTTAAAAACTGAGACAGAGATGCATCAGCAAaagaaaatacaagtactatacaAGAAAAAATTTGCCATCTTCAGTTAACGTACGTTTCAGATTAAGAAAGTGGACAGAAACATATTGCTACATACAAATGCAAAGCCTAATGACTAAGGTACTGTATCTGCTAAAATATAAAGTGCAAATTGAGCCCAATTGTtcaaaaaaattgaaattttaaGGCGAACTTTACAGCATAGTTGAAACTTTTTTGCAAGTTATATTTTAGCATATACATATATCTGCAACGgcatataagaaaaaaaatcaggatacaCAAGTGCTTTTGAAGCTATTTCTAAAATGcttttctgtattgtttgtgactattttctttaaaatctacTATACAGTGCAAACCATATGTGCTACACAATAACTATACAATAACATTACAAATGACTTTAATataaagtttttaaataaaaaataacataACTACAGCTATGAATACTGCtggtaaaataaattaatatttttgaaaatggcACCAATAATACACTTTACTAATGGACTGTAATGAAATTACACCTTTAAGTCTTCAACTCAGCAATAATGAATTATATCCTGATTGTCCAGATGTAATTCAAATAGCTTTTTTTAGACGGTGTGGAACAATATGCTAAACACGGGTACCAAAGGTGACTGACCGATTGTTTCATTTGACGTGTTCTGCTGCATGTGACGAGCAATAAAACTTCTTGTGAGTTATAAAGTTTGAAAGGTTGTTGAACTGGATGTCACACAGTCGGCAATATTTCCCACTGGTTGGGGCCTGGGTAGAACCATTCACACCTTTTGCTATACTAGACAACTGTTCCTCTGCTGTAGGAATGGCTGGAGAGACATTTTCATTTGTGGCTAAAGGATTCTCAGATATCCAAGATGGAGACTTGTGCCCATCTTCATGTTGAGGATTCTGGGAAATGTTCTCTTGCTGTGGATTGGTTGCAGGCCGTTCCTCCTGTTTTAGTCCACCATTAACTATTACCATGCCTCTGTTTTTTGGCAATAGTGGAAGAGACTCTTTCTTCTGCACAGCACACCCATTTGAAGGTGTTTGGCCTTTAGGAGATTCACtttctgtatttgtgctttgATCTATATCAGTGTTATGAATGACAAGAGAACCAGAAATATAATCGCTTGGCTTTATTCCATAGTATGGGGAAAGCTGATCTGCTCCTTTAGCTTTCTTTATTGCTCCAGGGTAAAGGCATTGTGGAAGAAACaaatgtttgttttcttcttttgtagCAATAAGCTGGGCTGCTTCACTAAAGACTTTAAGTCCTTGAAGAGTTGCTAAGTGGGTCGAAAACAAGTTTCCATTGGGAGAGGATTGTTTAGAATTTCCATTTTTCTCACATTTGATTATGCTTCTTTCATAACTGACATCAGGGCTATTTCGCTCACTTTCTGGGTTTTGAAACACTTTGCTCTCAAGCTGTCCCATGTCACTGCGCTGATGTGCAGTGACAGGGCAAAAATTTTGCTTATGGGCCAGGTAGTTCTCTACCTTGTTAAAACTGATCTTGCATACTGTACATTCATGGTAGTCCAGCAGCCTTTTGGGAGAAGTGGATGTCCTCTCTGACTGTGATAAACATTTTTTGCTGAGATCAATTGGGACATCCATCTCTAGGCAAGAAACTGTGGAGTGTGAAGTGTCACACTTTGAAACTGGAACACATTTGTTAATGGACAGAGAAGTTTCAAGATGCTTTGAGACTATTCCTGGAAAGATATCACACCTTGGATGGTAACATTCTCCGAGACTTTCTGCTGATTCTTGAGTAGATGTACAAGGGTTTCCAAGATTAGCCACTTCAAGAAACCTCTGCTGAACCAGTGGTGGCCTTTGCTCTTGCTCTGGTAGGCACATCTCATACATCTTCCTTCGTTTACGTGTACGCATTGTTCTCTGCATGGCAGGCACTTTGCTGGAAGCAGATCTCTTCAGTGGAGGATCATGGCGCGTAGCACAATAATACTGTTTGTGGACCATGTATGTTTCATGTCTGCTGAAAGTAATATTACAGGCTTCACATGTGGTCTTATTCGGATCACTTTCCCCATCTACTAATGGAGTACTGGGGTTTTTCACATCAGAAGGTTTTCCATTCATCTTCTCATCACTATTGCTTGCAGTTGCCAGCTTCTTAGCCTGGGCTGAAAAATCTTTTTCATGACCTTTACTATTTGGCCCAATCAAATCTAAAACATTAGAGGAGTTTATGCAAGATGTCTGCAGAAGCTGATTCTCTGGGTCAGAAGTGTGAGGAGTAGTGCTTAGAATATTTAGAGAGCTTTGACCATTGTTGGGACTTACAGCCTCTGGCATTTTTTCAGAAACACTGGAAAAATCTGGTGACTTTGCCATCTGCTGCCATCGGCTGCTGCAGTAATGTTTTTTGTGTACTAAATAGTTGTCCAAATTATTGAATGTTATGTTACATTCAAAACAGGTAGCCCCTTTTGGCATCAATGGACTGTAAATAACAGGAGGATAATTGCTACTTCCATGCCTCAGTCTTCGATGGACCAGTTCAGACATTTTGGCTAAGATCTCTGAAGCCTGAGGAACCACTGTGATATCCTGGGGAAAAGCAAACTGAGAAAGAAAAGGTCCCATTGGGAAAGAAGGGCCAATATTAGGCTGAACTGGGGATGAAGCAAGTCTTGGGCTAGATGGTTCAGATTTTATTTTAGTATATGAAAAGCTCTGTTTATTTGTTACAGGCTGTGCTTCTGGCCTCTGGTTTGCAAGGAAAAGCGGAGTCTTTTTTTCACATTTGTCAAGCTCAGTGTCAGAACTTGCATCTTTAGTTTGCATTGTCTTTTGGCTTGGGGGAACTTCATTTCTGTTCAACAGGTCTGTTGCTGGTTGTAAAGTTTCTTCATTACCACTTGGAGAGTGTTCAATGTCACTTTCTCGCTGTAGCTTGTTGCCAGAGATGTGTagctcctggtgctgcagcagctctcTCTGAGTTTGGAAGCCAAAATGGCAATGATTGCATCTAAAGGCAGCTTGAGTAAGATGTGAGAACAGGTGCTGATGAAAGTTAATCACTGAATCTGCAGTGTAGGTACAAACTGTGCATTTCAAACTTGCACCAGGTGGGAGAAATTCTTCCATTTTTACTCCTGTTGAAAAGATAAATAAAACAACAATTAAAGTGATCACTTTCCCCTCATAAAGCataccacaaaaaaacccaaaaaaccaaccaaccacaCCGAGACACATATGGGAACAAATCAGTTTCTTCTAGTGAAAATGTATGTACATTTTTACCAACTCTGTTAATGGATGAATCGGTTCAAAATCTTTCTCCACTCTGTTATAAAAAAGGTTCTTAAAGTGATCCACTCTGACTATATATACTCCAAAATGGTTCCATTTCTATATTGAGTTCATCATTTCAAATAAGAAATGGAAAGCACTCAAGAATGCCCCAATTAATGAAGGCAAAAACAGGGAAGGGATAAAAATAGACTGAACCTTCTATAATTCAGGTTTAGAAATGACAGTTTCAGCTTGGAAGAAAACAGTGTTCCATAAAGCAGGACTAGGTTATGAAATCCCAAAATACACAAGGATATAGATACAGACTTCAAGAAGCTCAGAGGTACATATTTTCTGTTCTTTGAACATAAGGGTGTCCATGTGACACAGGCCTCAGACTGAATGAGGAGCAGTAAGTCAGAAACAGAAAGCAGGCAGCAACACATGTCTAGCGATTTGCACCACTGATGGCCAATTGCCTGCTTGCATGAGGTCAACTGCTTATCTGGGAAAGAAAACCTCCAATCAAAAGCAGTATGAGAACAGTAGCATCTTTGAACCTATCTTTGGTGAGAATGTAAATGTGATTAAGTGTGTCCTGAAGCTGAAAGTTCCAACAACActtcgaacaagctttagttaaagtgcccttgctgccatttttcagtacagagaggctgatacatgtgatggtgGAATCTGCCAGATTGTGGTAAtaaccacactccagcagactcgattaatcaagtctgctccgttgcgctgtaattacagtgtgtcagaatAGCCTCCTTgtgcatgtataggtgccctaagagcTCTGTGGTGACATTTTAATTTGGGCTATAGAGACTCATACTTTCAGAAATGGAGGGCACTGCTTCAAGCTTTGTGTTGGTCAGGTTGCTATATGGTAATCATATATGTGGGGTTTTTCCAGGATATGACCTCCTGCAGTCCTCAAATGCAGGCCTCTTCTGAAAACCCCAGGTGCAACTCAGTACCTAAGCTGCATTAGACCAGGTCTTCCTCCTGTGAAACTGTAAAATGTAGATAATCCCTTTCTAACCTCCACAAGACTAACGAGATCCACTGGGAGTCCTGGAGTATATGAGTCACCTACCCAGACACAAGTAACTGCTGCCTTCACTAGACAGCCAAGTTACTCACTCCTGCCTGACAGTGCAGCCTTACTTAAACAAAAAACTTTGTAGGTTTTGCAGGAAATCCAAAAATGAGCATTCTGTGTATTTACTACTTATGATTTTCCCAAAGTAATAACTTGTACAGATCAAACAAAATTTTAACAGAACATGCACAGGAGCTTTAAAGTGGATCATTTTTCCCTGCTAGATTTCACCTTTCTAATTACAGATGTCTGAGCTGCTCCTTCTACAAATGGAGAAGTAATATCCCCATGTTATAAGAAGAGAAACTAAGGTTTGGAGATTGTGGCATGGACCAAGAGTATGGTGATAGTCAGTTGGCATAACACTACAGATATTCTGAATTCCTACCTTACACTTTAACTAACTAAACCCGTCAAAGGGCCAAGTGACAACTGCTTAAATACTTTAAGCAATTTAAAGACTGTatgtgggcaggggttggacagGATGACCTTCTAGGTCTCTCCCAGCTCTATGATTCTAATCCAGACCAATGAACAAACAGTGACTTGGATTTCTGTAAATCCAGGGTTCAGAAAAGGCAGTACTAGTAGGTTAGAACAGTGACACAGGTAGATGAGAAATATATGGACTATAACATAAGCCAGAAAGGAAAGACATTTCAAGAGTACACAGTGTACTTCCTGCTCTTGAAATACTTTTTTAAGTGTAAAAATTCACTGAAGATGATGAAGATTGTAGTGGTTAATATTTAAGGAATAGCTAGATTTAGAGGGGAATGTATGACACT harbors:
- the ZFPM2 gene encoding zinc finger protein ZFPM2 isoform X1 yields the protein MSRRKQSKPRQIKRPLEDAIEDEEEECLSEENDIISKEDFPLEESFSAEFEPENLSCEEVEYFCNKGDEEGSQEAAESDGDARSEKPGQLAVETDDWDGPGELEMFQKDGERKIQSRQQLPVGTTWGPFAGKMDLNNNTLKTKASVPMVLTAGPKWLLDVTWQGVEDNKNNCIVYSKGGQLWCTTTKAISEGEELIAFVVDFDSRLQAASQMTLTEGMYPARLLDSIQLLPQQAAMASILPTAIVNKDIFPCKSCGIWYRSERNLQAHLMYYCSGRQREGTQLSEENEDSAHQISSICPFPQCTKSFSNARALEIHLNSHSGVKMEEFLPPGASLKCTVCTYTADSVINFHQHLFSHLTQAAFRCNHCHFGFQTQRELLQHQELHISGNKLQRESDIEHSPSGNEETLQPATDLLNRNEVPPSQKTMQTKDASSDTELDKCEKKTPLFLANQRPEAQPVTNKQSFSYTKIKSEPSSPRLASSPVQPNIGPSFPMGPFLSQFAFPQDITVVPQASEILAKMSELVHRRLRHGSSNYPPVIYSPLMPKGATCFECNITFNNLDNYLVHKKHYCSSRWQQMAKSPDFSSVSEKMPEAVSPNNGQSSLNILSTTPHTSDPENQLLQTSCINSSNVLDLIGPNSKGHEKDFSAQAKKLATASNSDEKMNGKPSDVKNPSTPLVDGESDPNKTTCEACNITFSRHETYMVHKQYYCATRHDPPLKRSASSKVPAMQRTMRTRKRRKMYEMCLPEQEQRPPLVQQRFLEVANLGNPCTSTQESAESLGECYHPRCDIFPGIVSKHLETSLSINKCVPVSKCDTSHSTVSCLEMDVPIDLSKKCLSQSERTSTSPKRLLDYHECTVCKISFNKVENYLAHKQNFCPVTAHQRSDMGQLESKVFQNPESERNSPDVSYERSIIKCEKNGNSKQSSPNGNLFSTHLATLQGLKVFSEAAQLIATKEENKHLFLPQCLYPGAIKKAKGADQLSPYYGIKPSDYISGSLVIHNTDIDQSTNTESESPKGQTPSNGCAVQKKESLPLLPKNRGMVIVNGGLKQEERPATNPQQENISQNPQHEDGHKSPSWISENPLATNENVSPAIPTAEEQLSSIAKGVNGSTQAPTSGKYCRLCDIQFNNLSNFITHKKFYCSSHAAEHVK
- the ZFPM2 gene encoding zinc finger protein ZFPM2 isoform X2 translates to MSRRKQSKPRQIKRDEEGSQEAAESDGDARSEKPGQLAVETDDWDGPGELEMFQKDGERKIQSRQQLPVGTTWGPFAGKMDLNNNTLKTKASVPMVLTAGPKWLLDVTWQGVEDNKNNCIVYSKGGQLWCTTTKAISEGEELIAFVVDFDSRLQAASQMTLTEGMYPARLLDSIQLLPQQAAMASILPTAIVNKDIFPCKSCGIWYRSERNLQAHLMYYCSGRQREGTQLSEENEDSAHQISSICPFPQCTKSFSNARALEIHLNSHSGVKMEEFLPPGASLKCTVCTYTADSVINFHQHLFSHLTQAAFRCNHCHFGFQTQRELLQHQELHISGNKLQRESDIEHSPSGNEETLQPATDLLNRNEVPPSQKTMQTKDASSDTELDKCEKKTPLFLANQRPEAQPVTNKQSFSYTKIKSEPSSPRLASSPVQPNIGPSFPMGPFLSQFAFPQDITVVPQASEILAKMSELVHRRLRHGSSNYPPVIYSPLMPKGATCFECNITFNNLDNYLVHKKHYCSSRWQQMAKSPDFSSVSEKMPEAVSPNNGQSSLNILSTTPHTSDPENQLLQTSCINSSNVLDLIGPNSKGHEKDFSAQAKKLATASNSDEKMNGKPSDVKNPSTPLVDGESDPNKTTCEACNITFSRHETYMVHKQYYCATRHDPPLKRSASSKVPAMQRTMRTRKRRKMYEMCLPEQEQRPPLVQQRFLEVANLGNPCTSTQESAESLGECYHPRCDIFPGIVSKHLETSLSINKCVPVSKCDTSHSTVSCLEMDVPIDLSKKCLSQSERTSTSPKRLLDYHECTVCKISFNKVENYLAHKQNFCPVTAHQRSDMGQLESKVFQNPESERNSPDVSYERSIIKCEKNGNSKQSSPNGNLFSTHLATLQGLKVFSEAAQLIATKEENKHLFLPQCLYPGAIKKAKGADQLSPYYGIKPSDYISGSLVIHNTDIDQSTNTESESPKGQTPSNGCAVQKKESLPLLPKNRGMVIVNGGLKQEERPATNPQQENISQNPQHEDGHKSPSWISENPLATNENVSPAIPTAEEQLSSIAKGVNGSTQAPTSGKYCRLCDIQFNNLSNFITHKKFYCSSHAAEHVK